The sequence GACCACGCCATCATCCTCTACGCCCTGGGCTTCCCCGACTTCGTGGTGGGCCCCGAGGCCGACCCGGCCGTGCGCAACGTGGTTGGGCTCATCCAGGCCGTGGGCAAGGAGACCGCCAAGCTGGTCCTGTCCAAGCGCGAGAAGGCAGTGAAGATCTTCGAGCTGCTGGGCGGACGCCCCAACCACCCCGTAGCCGGCCTGCCCGGCGGCTGGTCCCGCTCCATCTCCGAGGAGGAGCGGAAGCAGATCGAGGAGTGGGGCAAGGAGCTGGTGGAGCTGGGCGAGCTGACCCTGAAGGTCTTCAACGACGTGGTCCTGGAAAACCCTTCCTACGTGGACCTGGTCACCGGACCGATCTACGATGTGGAAGTGGGCTACATGGGAAGCGTCAACGAAGACGGCACCATGGCGTACTACGACGGCACCCAGAAGGTCATCAACGCCAAGGGCGAAGAGGTCGGCACCTTCCAGGGCAAAGAGTACCTGGACTTCATCGCCGAGCGCGTGCAGCCCTGGAGCTACCTGAAATTCCCCTACCAGAAGAAGGTCGGGGACTGGGACGGCATCAAGGGCGGTCCTGACACCAATTTATACTCCGTCGGCCCCCTGGCGCGTTTTAACGTGGCCAACGGCTGCCGCGGCCAGAAGGCCCAGCAGCACTACGAGCAGTTCTTCAAGGTGCTGGGCGACAAGCCCGTGCACAAGGTCCTGGCCTACCACTGGGCCCGGGCCATCGAATTGCTGGACGCCGCCGAACAGCTGGTGGAGATCGCCTCCGATACCTCCATCGTTTCCAAGGACACCTGGAACAAGCCCGACGAGGTGGCCGGGGAAGGCGTGGGCATCATCGAGGCCCCGCGCGGTACCCTCATCCACCACTATGAGGCCGACGAGAAGGGCATCGTCACCGGTGCCAACCTCATCGTGGCCACCACCCACAACAACGCGCCCATCAACCTGGCCGTGAAGAACGCCGCCAAGCACTTCATCAAGAACGGCGACGTCTCCGAGGGCATGCTCAACTACGTGGAGATGGCCTTCCGTCCCTACGACCTGTGCCTGGCCTGCGCCACCCACGCCATCACCGGCGGCCAGACCCCGCTGGAAATCGAGATTCTCGACTCCAACGGCAAGCTGTACAAGAAGCTCAAGAACTTCTAGTTCCCGGGCTTTAGGCAAAGACGAACCACGGGCCGGGGGCATCGCCCCCGGCCCTTTTGCATCCGCTCACCGCGAGCGCGCACAAGGAGAGGAAGTGGCCAAACCACTGGTCATCGGTATCGGCAACCCCCTGCTCAAGGACGACCGGGCGGGGCTTCTGGTCATAGAGGAGCTTGAAAAGCGCGGCGCGGACGTGGACGTGCTGGACCTCTATACCGTGGGCTTCGACCTCATCGACAACTGCAAGGGCCGGGAAAAGGTCATCGTGGTGGACGCCTGCATGCTTGGCTTCGAGCCCGGCGAAGTGGTGGAGGCGGCCATGGACGAGGTCTTCACCAACGCCTCCCTGGTCAACTCCCACGCCATCACCATCGGCACCACTCTCAAGGTGGGCTACGAGGTCTTTCCCGAGGAGATGCCCTCCGACCTCAAGCTGCTGCTCATCGAGGTCAAGGAGGTGGACGAGTTCACCAAGGAGATGAGCCCCGAGGTGGAGGCAGCGGTGGAAAAGGTCGTTCAGGGCATCATGTCGGGACAATACTAGCCCGGCGCCCAAAACGGCTTTTTGTGAAGAAAACGCCCCAACCCGCGTGCGGGGGAGGGCGTTTTCCTTTAGGTGGCGGCTTGGCTGGGGCCGCCTACTGTGCGGGCACAAGCAGGGCCAGAGGAAACTCTTTGAGGGCCTCGCTCAGGTAGAGGCTGGAGGAAGGAGAGAACTCCCGGCTGGTGAAGATATCCCGAAGCGGAACTTCCAGATCGGCCGCCTCGGACATATCCGCCACGCGGGTGTCGCCCCAGAAAGCTCCCACGGGCAAGCGCGTTTCCCCGGCGGCCGATGCGAACAGCCTGGGCAAGAGGGCCACGGCCGTTCCGCCCTCGCCGGTGCGGGCGAAGCCGTAGGCGCAGCCCGCCTGTTGCCCCTCCAAGATCAGTGGCTCGAACCCGCCGCGCTCGAAGAGGTCCGGCATCTCCGCCCGCAGGCGCAACAGCCGGGAGAGTACGAACAGCTTGACGCGGCCGTCCTCCGGCGACTCCAAAAGCTCGGCAAGCAGGCCCTCGCGGTCCTCCTTCTCCGCCTTGTCCAGCTCCGTGAGCAGGCGTGACCGCAGGCCGTAGTCCACAGGACGGCGGTTGTCCGGGTCCACGAAGGAGAAATCCCACAGCTCGCAGCCCTGGTAGACGTCCGGCAGGCCGGGGCAGACGGCCTTGAGCATGGTCTGACTCAGGGAGAGAATGGCTCCGGCTCGGGAGACGCGCTCCCACAGCGGTTCGAATATCTCCCGGAAGGCCTTTCCCTTTTTGGCGTCCAGCAGTTCCCGGGCGAACTCCACCATGGCCCGCTCGTAGTCCTCGTCCGGTGTCAACCAGCCGGAATGCTCTTTTGCCTCGCGGATGGCCTTCACCAGATAGGCCTCCAGACGGTCGGCGAAGCCTTCCCGCTCCTCCTTGTCCCACGGCCAGTGGGACAGCAGGCATTGGTACACCAGATACTCGTCGTTG is a genomic window of Desulfohalovibrio reitneri containing:
- a CDS encoding Ni/Fe hydrogenase subunit alpha, encoding MQKVEINPITRLEGHGKIAIFLDDNGNVDDAFFQTVEFRGYEKFLQGLPMEEVPRTVSTICGVCRAVHFMASTKASDGVFGVECHPVGKKLRELFFNAHYVEDHAIILYALGFPDFVVGPEADPAVRNVVGLIQAVGKETAKLVLSKREKAVKIFELLGGRPNHPVAGLPGGWSRSISEEERKQIEEWGKELVELGELTLKVFNDVVLENPSYVDLVTGPIYDVEVGYMGSVNEDGTMAYYDGTQKVINAKGEEVGTFQGKEYLDFIAERVQPWSYLKFPYQKKVGDWDGIKGGPDTNLYSVGPLARFNVANGCRGQKAQQHYEQFFKVLGDKPVHKVLAYHWARAIELLDAAEQLVEIASDTSIVSKDTWNKPDEVAGEGVGIIEAPRGTLIHHYEADEKGIVTGANLIVATTHNNAPINLAVKNAAKHFIKNGDVSEGMLNYVEMAFRPYDLCLACATHAITGGQTPLEIEILDSNGKLYKKLKNF
- a CDS encoding hydrogenase maturation protease; amino-acid sequence: MAKPLVIGIGNPLLKDDRAGLLVIEELEKRGADVDVLDLYTVGFDLIDNCKGREKVIVVDACMLGFEPGEVVEAAMDEVFTNASLVNSHAITIGTTLKVGYEVFPEEMPSDLKLLLIEVKEVDEFTKEMSPEVEAAVEKVVQGIMSGQY